CAATCACATAACCGAATCCTTCCCAGAGCGATGTTAGAAGAAAGATATCGATAGAAGCCATAAAGCTTTTAATGTCCGTGATAAATCCGGTAAATAACAAGTTTTCATAAACACCTTCTTTTTTTGCCAGCTTAATAATGGATTCTTTTAGTTTGCCTTCCCCTGCAAGCAGGAGCTGGAATGGAACCTCCCGTGACTTGAGCTTTCTGGCTACTTCGACCAGCAGTTTGTGGCCTTTCTGCTCGACAAACCGGCTGGCATTGCCAATTATCAGCTCGTCATTTTTTCTTGTATATATCGGCTTTACCGGGCGGTTGTCAAATTCATTGAAATCCAAACCGTTGTAGATGATCCGGAATTTTTTCCGGTCGACCAGTTTGGAGTTTTTTTGCAAAAGCAGTTCTTTGGTGGCGTGCGAATTGGTTATGATGTGGGTAATGACTTTCTTGAAGAGGTAGCGGTTATACAGGTTGTTGTTCACCGGCAGGGCCGTACCCCTGCGGTACATGATCTTTTCTACCCCTGCTTTTCGCGCGGCAGGTCCGGCCACCTTCACATCGGAAGGCAGGTTCATGATTACCGAGCCTACCCGTTGTTCCCGGAACAACCTTGAAATTTTCCTGATTTTTAAAAGGTTGAGAAAGCTGAAATTGTTAATAACAATTGCTGCATGAGGGAGCTCCGCTTCTTTTACCTTTTTATACAATGCACTTTTTTTGTGCACCACGAAAAGAACCGGATATCCCTTCTCCCGGAGCCTTTTCCCCATTTCAAAATGCCATTTTTCTCCTCCACCCCAGGCTTTGTTTGAATTGACAAATGCTATGGTCTGATTTGGCTTCATCTTATTTATATAATAAAATGATCTGTTAAATTTTAATGATGAATCAAAGATAGTAGAAATTTGGGTGGATACATTAAGTTAATGGTGGAAGATTATACGCTCGGTTTGGGTAGTTAATTAAGAAAACGTGAAGAGGAGCACTGAGAAGACGAGCACTGAGAAGACGAGAAGATGGGAGAACGAGAATTGGGAATAAGAGCGCTGAGAAGACGAGAACTGGGAAGAGGAGAAAACGAGAACTGAGAAAACGGGAATTGAGAAGAGGAGCACTGGGAAGACTGGAATTGGGAAAACGGAAACTTGGGAAACGAGCATTAGGAAGAGGAGAATTGAGAAGAAGGGCGCTGAGAAGAAAAAAGTTGAGAACAAGAAGAGGAGTATTTTAAGAATCCAGTTTCCATTTTTCGGGTGATTTTTGCATATTTACAAGCATCCCGATAATCTCATCATATTCTGTATATAATTTTGTATAGGTTGATTTATTGATATATTTACACTCAAGACTAAAATCCAGCCAATTTTGCGTTTCTGCTGCCTCAGCTTCACTTTCATTTAATTTCAGGGCAAATATTTTTAAATATCTGCGTCTTCTGAAAGCCTCTGCAATATTGCTACATACCGATCTTGAGCACCTTCTTATTTGGTCGGTTAAAGCATAGGTCTCTTCTTTGGGAAATTTTTTTGTTATCTCAAAGATTTCCATTGCTTTTTCAAAAGCTTTCTGATAGACTTTCAGTTCTTTGTGACTTTTAATAATTTCCATGGTAATTTTCTTTAATGGTTATTTATCCTTGATGTCTTTTCTTTTCTTTTTTACATGCCTTTATTTTTAATTTCTTCTTTCTCACCTTCTCAATCCTCCTCTTCCCGTCTTTTCATATTCACCGTTCTCGTCTTCTCGTCTTCTCCTTTTCCCGTCTTCCCGTCTTCTCGTCTTCTTCTTCTCCCGTCTTCCCGTCTTCTCCTTTTCCCGTCTTCCCAGTTCCCTATTCCGCAGATAGTCATTCAAACATCTGCATCTCATGCAGTTTCTTATAAATCCCCTGCTGTTGGATCAGTTCGTTGTGTGAGCCGGTTTCCCTTACGGTACCCTGGTGGAGCACCACGATCTTATCTGCTTCCCGGACGGTTGATAACCTGTGGGCGATGATGATGGAGGTACGGTTGTGCATGAGTCTGTAAAGGGCGTCCTGTACCAGTTTTTCCGATTCGGTGTCCAGTGAGCTGGTGGCTTCATCCAGTATCAGGATGGGAGGGTTCTTCATGATGGCACGGGCAATGCTGATGCGCTGCTTCTGGCCCCCGGAAAGCTTATTGCCCTGGTCACCGATGTTGGTTTCGTAGCCGTTTTCCAGCTCCATAATAAATGTGTGGGCATTGGCTACGCGGGCAGCCTCTTCAACCTGTTCGTAAGCGGCATCATCCCTTCCGAATGCGATGTTGTTGTATACCGTGTCGTTAAAAAGGATCGATTCCTGCGTCACCAGACCGATCAGACCACGGAGGTCCTTCACCTTCAGGTCTTTTATGGAGATGCCGTCCACACGGATGTCTCCTTCCTTCACATCGTAAAATCTGGGTAGCAGGCTTATCAGCGTGGATTTGCCGGCGCCTGACTGGCCCACAATGGCTACGGTTTGTCCTTTCCCTATCTCCAGGTTAACATGATTTAGTACATAATCGTGGTTGTACCAGAAACTGACATCCTCGTAAACGACGGAATCTTTGAATGCTTTAATGCTTTGAGCATTCGGTTTTTCTTTAATGGTTTCTTCGGCATTTAATACGGTTTCTATTCTTTCGAATGAAGCCAGACCCTTTTTGAAATTGTAGTAATAGTTGGATATCACTTTGGCCGGACGAATGATCTGGGAAAAAATAATGAGATAAGTAATGAATGCCTCCGGGGAAAGCATGCTGGTTTCAGGGCTGAGCACCTGTGAGCCCCCGTACCACATGATTACCACAATGACGGATACCGAGATGAATTCACTGAACGGATTGGCCAGCATCCTTTTTCTTAGGATACGGTTCATGATGCGGGTATATTTCTGGTTTTCCTTTTGGAATTTGCGCTTGACCCTTGCTTCGGAATTGAATGCCTTGATGATGCGCAGTCCGAAGATGGTCTCTTCCAGCATGGAAAGCAGTTCTCCAAGCTTATTCTGTCCTTTGATGGAGGCTTTTTTCAGATTTTTACCCACCACGCTGATGGCATAGCCACTTAACGGAATTAATATCAGGACAAAAAAAGTGAGTTTATAGCTCATCACGAAGAGGGCTGTTATATAAATGATGATCTGGATGGGGGCTTTGACTACCTGCCGTAAAGGATTGAGCATGGTATTGGCCATTTCCTGTACGTCACCGGTGGTTTTTAAAAGTATGTCGCCCCGGCGTTCCTCTGAGTAATAGGCAACTGGAAGGTTGGTAATCTTCACATAAAGTTTGTTCCTTATATCCCTGATCACCCCGTTGATAAGGGGAACAATGGTGAAATTTCCGAGATAGGAGAAAGAGGTCTTTAACAGTATAAGCCCCACCACCATCACGCTTACTATTATAAGTGCTGTTTCCGGTCCTTTGTCCGTGATGATCCGGCTGACAAAATAATTGAAATTGTGCTGTATGGCATCTGCATTCAGTTGAAAGGGCACCGGTTCAGTGATGGCGGTCTTTTGGTCAAACAGGATTTTTAAAAATGGCATTGCCATGGTGAAGGAAAAAAGGGAGAAAAAAGTTCCCAATAAATTCAGTAAAATCCCTAAAACCGCATTTTTCCAATAGGGAATGACATATCCTGTTAACTTTCTAAATACGTACATCTGGATCCAACCTCTCTGTTAATGTTTGTGGCTGTCATTTTTTCGGCGGCAAAATTAAGTAAATAATAAGATCTTCTGTTTAAATTAATCGGAAAGTTCCAATTGTATAATCAGGTTGATGTAATTGACTGGCATGAAAAACGAGCGTAACGCAGCCAGCAGATATTATAGACAGACTCTAATTACACCAGGGATAAAGGTTTAGAAGATCCTGGCCGATATCCTC
Above is a genomic segment from Bacteroidales bacterium containing:
- a CDS encoding glycosyltransferase, yielding MKPNQTIAFVNSNKAWGGGEKWHFEMGKRLREKGYPVLFVVHKKSALYKKVKEAELPHAAIVINNFSFLNLLKIRKISRLFREQRVGSVIMNLPSDVKVAGPAARKAGVEKIMYRRGTALPVNNNLYNRYLFKKVITHIITNSHATKELLLQKNSKLVDRKKFRIIYNGLDFNEFDNRPVKPIYTRKNDELIIGNASRFVEQKGHKLLVEVARKLKSREVPFQLLLAGEGKLKESIIKLAKKEGVYENLLFTGFITDIKSFMASIDIFLLTSLWEGFGYVIVEAMAGEKPVIAFDISSNPEIIRDGENGYLIPFRDTDTFAEKIITLYHKPRLREKMAREAGKTAAENFDMDYMVRQIEDLIAE
- a CDS encoding ABC transporter ATP-binding protein gives rise to the protein MYVFRKLTGYVIPYWKNAVLGILLNLLGTFFSLFSFTMAMPFLKILFDQKTAITEPVPFQLNADAIQHNFNYFVSRIITDKGPETALIIVSVMVVGLILLKTSFSYLGNFTIVPLINGVIRDIRNKLYVKITNLPVAYYSEERRGDILLKTTGDVQEMANTMLNPLRQVVKAPIQIIIYITALFVMSYKLTFFVLILIPLSGYAISVVGKNLKKASIKGQNKLGELLSMLEETIFGLRIIKAFNSEARVKRKFQKENQKYTRIMNRILRKRMLANPFSEFISVSVIVVIMWYGGSQVLSPETSMLSPEAFITYLIIFSQIIRPAKVISNYYYNFKKGLASFERIETVLNAEETIKEKPNAQSIKAFKDSVVYEDVSFWYNHDYVLNHVNLEIGKGQTVAIVGQSGAGKSTLISLLPRFYDVKEGDIRVDGISIKDLKVKDLRGLIGLVTQESILFNDTVYNNIAFGRDDAAYEQVEEAARVANAHTFIMELENGYETNIGDQGNKLSGGQKQRISIARAIMKNPPILILDEATSSLDTESEKLVQDALYRLMHNRTSIIIAHRLSTVREADKIVVLHQGTVRETGSHNELIQQQGIYKKLHEMQMFE
- a CDS encoding four helix bundle protein; the protein is MEIIKSHKELKVYQKAFEKAMEIFEITKKFPKEETYALTDQIRRCSRSVCSNIAEAFRRRRYLKIFALKLNESEAEAAETQNWLDFSLECKYINKSTYTKLYTEYDEIIGMLVNMQKSPEKWKLDS